One window from the genome of Musa acuminata AAA Group cultivar baxijiao chromosome BXJ1-4, Cavendish_Baxijiao_AAA, whole genome shotgun sequence encodes:
- the LOC103976769 gene encoding xyloglucan endotransglucosylase/hydrolase protein 31 isoform X2 → MNLRTFTFIHQLAWLFSSHSLSSSSSTLPMRSPPRAIPSVPRSGHPGSTRDTGTSGVLSINQSPGINPLSQSGLTGAQSIRPYRNGYFGTSIKLQSGYTAGVNTAFYLSNNEAHPGFHDEVDIEFLGTTPGKPYTLQTNVYVRGSGDGRVIGREMRFHLWFDPTAAFHHYAILWNPDEIIFFVDDVPIRRYARKIEATFPDRPMWVYGSIWDASSWATENGKYKADYRFQPFVARFTDFKITGCSANAPSSCRPVPASPSGYGLSARQYAAMQWAQRNHMVYDYCHDYSRDHSLTPEC, encoded by the exons ATGAACCTCCGCACCTTCACCTTCATCCATCAGCTTGCATGGCTCTTCTCATCCCACTCCTTGTCTTCCTCATCCTCCACTCTGCCAATGCGCAGCCCTCCCCGGGCTATCCCCTCAGTTCCAAGATCAGGTCATCCAGGTTCTACCAGGGATACAGGAACCTCTGGGGTCCTCAGCATCAATCAGTCTCCCGGGATCAATCCTCTGTCACAGTCTGGCTTGACAGGAGCTCAG TCGATTCGGCCGTACCGGAATGGCTACTTCGGTACTTCCATCAAGCTCCAGAGTGGCTACACCGCCGGCGTGAATACAGCCTTCTAT CTCTCCAACAACGAAGCTCACCCGGGGTTCCACGACGAGGTAGACATCGAGTTCCTGGGCACGACGCCCGGGAAGCCGTACACGCTGCAGACCAACGTGTACGTCAGGGGAAGCGGCGACGGCCGGGTCATCGGCAGGGAGATGAGGTTCCACCTCTGGTTCGACCCCACCGCCGCCTTCCACCACTACGCCATCCTCTGGAACCCCGACGAGATCAT ATTCTTCGTGGACGATGTGCCGATAAGGAGGTACGCGAGGAAGATCGAGGCGACGTTCCCGGATCGGCCGATGTGGGTGTACGGCTCCATTTGGGACGCATCATCCTGGGCGACAGAGAACGGCAAGTACAAGGCGGATTACAGGTTCCAACCCTTCGTTGCGAGGTTCACCGACTTCAAGATAACAGGGTGCTCGGCCAATGCGCCGTCGTCCTGCCGCCCGGTGCCGGCGTCGCCGTCAGGCTACGGGCTCAGCGCCCGGCAGTACGCGGCGATGCAGTGGGCGCAGAGGAACCACATGGTCTACGACTACTGCCATGACTACAGCAGGGATCATTCCCTCACTCCGGAGTGCTGA
- the LOC103976769 gene encoding probable xyloglucan endotransglucosylase/hydrolase protein 32 isoform X1 codes for MALLIPLLVFLILHSANAQPSPGYPLSSKIRSSRFYQGYRNLWGPQHQSVSRDQSSVTVWLDRSSGSGFKSIRPYRNGYFGTSIKLQSGYTAGVNTAFYLSNNEAHPGFHDEVDIEFLGTTPGKPYTLQTNVYVRGSGDGRVIGREMRFHLWFDPTAAFHHYAILWNPDEIIFFVDDVPIRRYARKIEATFPDRPMWVYGSIWDASSWATENGKYKADYRFQPFVARFTDFKITGCSANAPSSCRPVPASPSGYGLSARQYAAMQWAQRNHMVYDYCHDYSRDHSLTPEC; via the exons ATGGCTCTTCTCATCCCACTCCTTGTCTTCCTCATCCTCCACTCTGCCAATGCGCAGCCCTCCCCGGGCTATCCCCTCAGTTCCAAGATCAGGTCATCCAGGTTCTACCAGGGATACAGGAACCTCTGGGGTCCTCAGCATCAATCAGTCTCCCGGGATCAATCCTCTGTCACAGTCTGGCTTGACAGGAGCTCAG GGAGTGGATTCAAGTCGATTCGGCCGTACCGGAATGGCTACTTCGGTACTTCCATCAAGCTCCAGAGTGGCTACACCGCCGGCGTGAATACAGCCTTCTAT CTCTCCAACAACGAAGCTCACCCGGGGTTCCACGACGAGGTAGACATCGAGTTCCTGGGCACGACGCCCGGGAAGCCGTACACGCTGCAGACCAACGTGTACGTCAGGGGAAGCGGCGACGGCCGGGTCATCGGCAGGGAGATGAGGTTCCACCTCTGGTTCGACCCCACCGCCGCCTTCCACCACTACGCCATCCTCTGGAACCCCGACGAGATCAT ATTCTTCGTGGACGATGTGCCGATAAGGAGGTACGCGAGGAAGATCGAGGCGACGTTCCCGGATCGGCCGATGTGGGTGTACGGCTCCATTTGGGACGCATCATCCTGGGCGACAGAGAACGGCAAGTACAAGGCGGATTACAGGTTCCAACCCTTCGTTGCGAGGTTCACCGACTTCAAGATAACAGGGTGCTCGGCCAATGCGCCGTCGTCCTGCCGCCCGGTGCCGGCGTCGCCGTCAGGCTACGGGCTCAGCGCCCGGCAGTACGCGGCGATGCAGTGGGCGCAGAGGAACCACATGGTCTACGACTACTGCCATGACTACAGCAGGGATCATTCCCTCACTCCGGAGTGCTGA
- the LOC135654685 gene encoding uncharacterized protein LOC135654685 isoform X2, which produces MSTSQQIQALKIPEAVVALAQAAGKVSGETEKYLPGWSLFPCTVQMLKCEKCSREFCSTINYRRHIRVHRRSLNIDKDSTKNRMLLGVFWDKLPLEEAKEISSFKNVDIEDVTGSSIIRALKTSVQNLGLPLLPHIYVKAGTTLLNVIEGSPSKFPISSQELFGVLDDASEETFLCAGSTLSMQKYIFSGDAGKIALETKNSVAFASFMLEQKLVKSWYADKDIEALKCQRVLMEEEEVAKKRQAELQERKRLKKLRKKEKRVNISTGVANAKNEKCLFDTVEATCSSIETLNEMPACEFCQNTSKEPVCQETQCGEATRLVEPQLDWNRRQHSHPDNADQTVDQKIKAKASECQITTTSGQVPMSAQNSPNGHDLGEVPSAKSSVTSTNDLMILTSKTVPDREDANERNTDPKARYSYNEHEVLIGSISVTLRKGYDDSREASALVQKHFKKLAKNDLHPSSAIRTTIELHRPVCHDIADSTTEKIATEGNQFHSDAFNQISVEDIYLSSVAMVDSGTDKCWNSFTDLGDAGLSLPRMFSSQIARAFLAERWKESMIADHVTLTLPSDLEATRLSSEFEVQDRRL; this is translated from the exons ATGAGTACATCTCAGCAAATACAAGCTCTTAAAATTCCTGAAGCTGTTGTTGCCCTTGCTCAGGCAGCTGGAAAAGTTAGTGGTGAGACCGAAAAAT ATCTTCCAGGATGGTCTTTATTTCCATGTACGGTTCAGATGCTAAAATGTGAGAAATGTTCACGTGAGTTTTGCTCCACAATTAACTATAGACGGCATATTCGAGTGCATCGCAGATCTTTGAACATTGATAAG GACTCTACGAAGAATAGGATGCTTTTGGGAGTATTTTGGGATAAG CTACCTCTGGAGGAGGCAAAAGAAATTTCATCATTCAAAAATGTGGATATAGAG GATGTTACTGGTTCTTCAATTATAAGGGCGTTGAAAACTTCTGTTCAAAATCTTGGGCTGCCTTTACTGCCACATATATATGTGAAGGCTGGCACAACTCTTTTG AATGTTATAGAAGGAAGTCCTTCTAAGTTTCCTATATCATCTCAAGAATTGTTTGGAGTGCTTGATGATGCAAGCGAGGAGACATTTTTATGTGCTGGCAGTACCTTGTCAATGCAAAAGTACATCTTCAGTGGAGATGCTGGGAAGATTGCTCTCGAGACAAAAAACTCAGTTGCTTTTGCTAGTTTTATGCTTGAACAGAAATTG GTGAAATCGTGGTATGCTGATAAAGATATTGAAGCTTTAAAATGCCAACGTGTGCTtatggaggaagaagaagttgCTAAGAAAAG GCAAGCTGAGCTCCAGGAAAGAAAAAGGTTGAAGAAAttgaggaaaaaagaaaaaagggtgaATATATCGACTGGTGTTGCCAATGCCAAAAACGAGAAATGTTTGTTTGATACTGTTGAGGCAACATGTAGTTCCATAGAAACACTAAATGAAATGCCTGCATGTGAGTTTTGCCAGAACACTTCTAAAGAACCAGTTTGTCAGGAGACACAATGTGGAGAGGCAACCAGACTGGTTGAACCACAATTGGATTGGAACCGGAGACAGCATTCTCACCCTGACAATGCTGATCAGACTGTAGACCAGAAAATAAAAGCCAAGGCTAGTGAATGTCAAATAACTACCACTAGTGGGCAAGTCCCCATGTCAGCACAAAATTCTCCAAATGGTCATGATCTGGGAGAAGTTCCATCTGCAAAATCTTCAGTAACATCAACTAATGACCTTATGATTTTGACAAGTAAAACAGTGCCAgatagagaagatgcaaatgaaaGAAACACTGATCCAAAAGCTCGATATTCATACAACGAACATGAAGTGCTGATAGGCTCTATCAGTGTCACACTTAGAAAGGGTTATGATGATAGCAGGGAAGCTTCAGCTTTGGTACAGAAACATTTCAAAAAGCTAGCGAAGAATGATTTACATCCCAGTAGTGCCATTCGGACGACAATTGAACTGCACAGACCAGTGTGCCATGACATTGCAGATTCTACCACGGAAAAGATTGCAACCGAAGGCAATCAATTTCATTCTGATGCTTTCAATCAAATTTCTGTTGAAGATATTTATTTGTCCTCTGTTGCAATGGTTGACAGTGGCACTGACAAATGCTGGAATTCTTTCACTGACCTGGGTGATGCAGGATTGTCCTTGCCGAGAATGTTTTCAAGCCAGATCGCAAGGGCCTTCCTAGCAGAGA GATGGAAGGAGTCTATGATAGCTGATCACGTGACACTAACTTTACCCAGTGATTTGGAGGCCACTAGGCTGTCATCAGAGTTTGAGGTACAAGATCGGCGACTTTGA
- the LOC135654685 gene encoding uncharacterized protein LOC135654685 isoform X1: MSTSQQIQALKIPEAVVALAQAAGKVSGETEKSDLPGWSLFPCTVQMLKCEKCSREFCSTINYRRHIRVHRRSLNIDKDSTKNRMLLGVFWDKLPLEEAKEISSFKNVDIEDVTGSSIIRALKTSVQNLGLPLLPHIYVKAGTTLLNVIEGSPSKFPISSQELFGVLDDASEETFLCAGSTLSMQKYIFSGDAGKIALETKNSVAFASFMLEQKLVKSWYADKDIEALKCQRVLMEEEEVAKKRQAELQERKRLKKLRKKEKRVNISTGVANAKNEKCLFDTVEATCSSIETLNEMPACEFCQNTSKEPVCQETQCGEATRLVEPQLDWNRRQHSHPDNADQTVDQKIKAKASECQITTTSGQVPMSAQNSPNGHDLGEVPSAKSSVTSTNDLMILTSKTVPDREDANERNTDPKARYSYNEHEVLIGSISVTLRKGYDDSREASALVQKHFKKLAKNDLHPSSAIRTTIELHRPVCHDIADSTTEKIATEGNQFHSDAFNQISVEDIYLSSVAMVDSGTDKCWNSFTDLGDAGLSLPRMFSSQIARAFLAERWKESMIADHVTLTLPSDLEATRLSSEFEVQDRRL, translated from the exons ATGAGTACATCTCAGCAAATACAAGCTCTTAAAATTCCTGAAGCTGTTGTTGCCCTTGCTCAGGCAGCTGGAAAAGTTAGTGGTGAGACCGAAAAAT CAGATCTTCCAGGATGGTCTTTATTTCCATGTACGGTTCAGATGCTAAAATGTGAGAAATGTTCACGTGAGTTTTGCTCCACAATTAACTATAGACGGCATATTCGAGTGCATCGCAGATCTTTGAACATTGATAAG GACTCTACGAAGAATAGGATGCTTTTGGGAGTATTTTGGGATAAG CTACCTCTGGAGGAGGCAAAAGAAATTTCATCATTCAAAAATGTGGATATAGAG GATGTTACTGGTTCTTCAATTATAAGGGCGTTGAAAACTTCTGTTCAAAATCTTGGGCTGCCTTTACTGCCACATATATATGTGAAGGCTGGCACAACTCTTTTG AATGTTATAGAAGGAAGTCCTTCTAAGTTTCCTATATCATCTCAAGAATTGTTTGGAGTGCTTGATGATGCAAGCGAGGAGACATTTTTATGTGCTGGCAGTACCTTGTCAATGCAAAAGTACATCTTCAGTGGAGATGCTGGGAAGATTGCTCTCGAGACAAAAAACTCAGTTGCTTTTGCTAGTTTTATGCTTGAACAGAAATTG GTGAAATCGTGGTATGCTGATAAAGATATTGAAGCTTTAAAATGCCAACGTGTGCTtatggaggaagaagaagttgCTAAGAAAAG GCAAGCTGAGCTCCAGGAAAGAAAAAGGTTGAAGAAAttgaggaaaaaagaaaaaagggtgaATATATCGACTGGTGTTGCCAATGCCAAAAACGAGAAATGTTTGTTTGATACTGTTGAGGCAACATGTAGTTCCATAGAAACACTAAATGAAATGCCTGCATGTGAGTTTTGCCAGAACACTTCTAAAGAACCAGTTTGTCAGGAGACACAATGTGGAGAGGCAACCAGACTGGTTGAACCACAATTGGATTGGAACCGGAGACAGCATTCTCACCCTGACAATGCTGATCAGACTGTAGACCAGAAAATAAAAGCCAAGGCTAGTGAATGTCAAATAACTACCACTAGTGGGCAAGTCCCCATGTCAGCACAAAATTCTCCAAATGGTCATGATCTGGGAGAAGTTCCATCTGCAAAATCTTCAGTAACATCAACTAATGACCTTATGATTTTGACAAGTAAAACAGTGCCAgatagagaagatgcaaatgaaaGAAACACTGATCCAAAAGCTCGATATTCATACAACGAACATGAAGTGCTGATAGGCTCTATCAGTGTCACACTTAGAAAGGGTTATGATGATAGCAGGGAAGCTTCAGCTTTGGTACAGAAACATTTCAAAAAGCTAGCGAAGAATGATTTACATCCCAGTAGTGCCATTCGGACGACAATTGAACTGCACAGACCAGTGTGCCATGACATTGCAGATTCTACCACGGAAAAGATTGCAACCGAAGGCAATCAATTTCATTCTGATGCTTTCAATCAAATTTCTGTTGAAGATATTTATTTGTCCTCTGTTGCAATGGTTGACAGTGGCACTGACAAATGCTGGAATTCTTTCACTGACCTGGGTGATGCAGGATTGTCCTTGCCGAGAATGTTTTCAAGCCAGATCGCAAGGGCCTTCCTAGCAGAGA GATGGAAGGAGTCTATGATAGCTGATCACGTGACACTAACTTTACCCAGTGATTTGGAGGCCACTAGGCTGTCATCAGAGTTTGAGGTACAAGATCGGCGACTTTGA
- the LOC135654685 gene encoding uncharacterized protein LOC135654685 isoform X3, producing MSTSQQIQALKIPEAVVALAQAAGKVSGETEKSDLPGWSLFPCTVQMLKCEKCSREFCSTINYRRHIRVHRRSLNIDKDSTKNRMLLGVFWDKLPLEEAKEISSFKNVDIEDVTGSSIIRALKTSVQNLGLPLLPHIYVKAGTTLLNVIEGSPSKFPISSQELFGVLDDASEETFLCAGSTLSMQKYIFSGDAGKIALETKNSVAFASFMLEQKLVKSWYADKDIEALKCQRVLMEEEEVAKKRQAELQERKRLKKLRKKEKRVNISTGVANAKNEKCLFDTVEATCSSIETLNEMPACEFCQNTSKEPVCQETQCGEATRLVEPQLDWNRRQHSHPDNADQTVDQKIKAKASECQITTTSGQVPMSAQNSPNGHDLGEVPSAKSSVTSTNDLMILTSKTVPDREDANERNTDPKARYSYNEHEVLIGSISVTLRKGYDDSREASALVQKHFKKLAKNDLHPSSAIRTTIELHRPVCHDIADSTTEKIATEVALTNAGILSLTWVMQDCPCRECFQARSQGPS from the exons ATGAGTACATCTCAGCAAATACAAGCTCTTAAAATTCCTGAAGCTGTTGTTGCCCTTGCTCAGGCAGCTGGAAAAGTTAGTGGTGAGACCGAAAAAT CAGATCTTCCAGGATGGTCTTTATTTCCATGTACGGTTCAGATGCTAAAATGTGAGAAATGTTCACGTGAGTTTTGCTCCACAATTAACTATAGACGGCATATTCGAGTGCATCGCAGATCTTTGAACATTGATAAG GACTCTACGAAGAATAGGATGCTTTTGGGAGTATTTTGGGATAAG CTACCTCTGGAGGAGGCAAAAGAAATTTCATCATTCAAAAATGTGGATATAGAG GATGTTACTGGTTCTTCAATTATAAGGGCGTTGAAAACTTCTGTTCAAAATCTTGGGCTGCCTTTACTGCCACATATATATGTGAAGGCTGGCACAACTCTTTTG AATGTTATAGAAGGAAGTCCTTCTAAGTTTCCTATATCATCTCAAGAATTGTTTGGAGTGCTTGATGATGCAAGCGAGGAGACATTTTTATGTGCTGGCAGTACCTTGTCAATGCAAAAGTACATCTTCAGTGGAGATGCTGGGAAGATTGCTCTCGAGACAAAAAACTCAGTTGCTTTTGCTAGTTTTATGCTTGAACAGAAATTG GTGAAATCGTGGTATGCTGATAAAGATATTGAAGCTTTAAAATGCCAACGTGTGCTtatggaggaagaagaagttgCTAAGAAAAG GCAAGCTGAGCTCCAGGAAAGAAAAAGGTTGAAGAAAttgaggaaaaaagaaaaaagggtgaATATATCGACTGGTGTTGCCAATGCCAAAAACGAGAAATGTTTGTTTGATACTGTTGAGGCAACATGTAGTTCCATAGAAACACTAAATGAAATGCCTGCATGTGAGTTTTGCCAGAACACTTCTAAAGAACCAGTTTGTCAGGAGACACAATGTGGAGAGGCAACCAGACTGGTTGAACCACAATTGGATTGGAACCGGAGACAGCATTCTCACCCTGACAATGCTGATCAGACTGTAGACCAGAAAATAAAAGCCAAGGCTAGTGAATGTCAAATAACTACCACTAGTGGGCAAGTCCCCATGTCAGCACAAAATTCTCCAAATGGTCATGATCTGGGAGAAGTTCCATCTGCAAAATCTTCAGTAACATCAACTAATGACCTTATGATTTTGACAAGTAAAACAGTGCCAgatagagaagatgcaaatgaaaGAAACACTGATCCAAAAGCTCGATATTCATACAACGAACATGAAGTGCTGATAGGCTCTATCAGTGTCACACTTAGAAAGGGTTATGATGATAGCAGGGAAGCTTCAGCTTTGGTACAGAAACATTTCAAAAAGCTAGCGAAGAATGATTTACATCCCAGTAGTGCCATTCGGACGACAATTGAACTGCACAGACCAGTGTGCCATGACATTGCAGATTCTACCACGGAAAAGATTGCAACCGAAG TGGCACTGACAAATGCTGGAATTCTTTCACTGACCTGGGTGATGCAGGATTGTCCTTGCCGAGAATGTTTTCAAGCCAGATCGCAAGGGCCTTCCTAG